The genomic segment TTTGAACCATGTACATGGTTCAAACTGGACGAAAATTGTGTTGTcaactattactatattagtgaaTTCACCAGTTATGATTTAACCTAAAGAGTAGAGCAGATATACTAGTGTTTTTAGGTTGCTACATtggatttttttacaatatttaaatttttatacaaaattcgAGTACggttaatattactatagcttaaaaataaccatatcacaaaaaattaaattatcaaaactttGGACGTATTACTCTTTTTTGCGTGAAAAAGACGACGGGGCAACACAAAAACGTAGGTAATGtagattatatacctaaatataaatcataataatttagttcACTCTAAATATTGAGGCTATAAAAGCCtaataacacaaattgtatagatattgTTGTGAAGACACTAGACATACACCCGTACCGACCACTGATCTGAGTCTacaaacatatacataatatgataacaatatattgttgaaaaaattaattttacattttagttctgcagctatgatttaaaataattaaatattttatttttggaccaTTCCGTAAATTCGTGAATATTAACCatagctatatgcctatatttaatacattattatgacagcatattattataagcaaataACACAGTACAGCTACAGGTGGATTTGAGCTGGAAGATTTGCTGATTTTTCACCATAACAATCAGTCGTTGGGAGTATACCTAGACattaatatggtaaatatacaaatagaaaacaagtaatatatttctatagttataggtactaaatactttAAAACTCACGATCGGTCTGACTGTTTTTTAcaatacgtaggtaggtaggtatacatttcaaTCCCTTCCGTAAAATCTTTGACACAATTAagggttacctacctatatatacggtAAACACAATGGTGCAGTGGATATTCGTGACGACAAAGGGAATCAATTAGatcgatgtaataataataatgggcaGGCTTATCCGCAGATCGCGCTTGAGCTGCGCGGGtacattacacacacacactcacgaGGTATACAGACGGACGGCAGACTATACGGACCCGGAGAATGCGACAAAACCATTTTCTCGTCGTCATAACAAGGGTGACTCGTTTGACAGCGGCGGCATAACTATGtcacatcaaaataatatatgtatataatattatattatataccgtggtatacgtagtataataatatatatataaatgtagttatatatacataggtgaAGGTATAGGTGGCAGTCGTGACATACAGCAACGACTCGCACACGtcgcacataaaatatataaatagggaCGTACGAGGACGCGGAACCAAACGTGGCCCGGTACTAATAATAGGGTTTACGGGACCGATGTTTTCCAggcacacacacataataataataataatttgtacgaATGTATGAGTTACGTGGGATCGAATAAACGATTATGTAATTCCGGGGTGCAGCGTCGTCgtttttatatcatatcatattattatattatataggtatttatctcCGCGGACGACGACATAGAGGTAGTTATACCCTTACAATATACACTGGGTGGAAAATGGCAAATCTCTGTATAGTAAATACAGTAAgtgtagaatatatatatatttgggtCGTATactatgtatgttatattttattttatttttttatttattgatatacctaatataataatatatattatctctttataggtagttaataatttattgtcgtATAATCGCTACAGCCGTCGAACCACACGCTGGACTTTTTTTTACAACGTAtctaattaattcattattcgggactatttttattttttttgtaattgttgtagctattagatacatttatattttacacacattGTGCATAAACTCACCTCTCTTCTCCGTgacacttattagttattggtaTTTATCACTGTTTTTCTTATTACTTCGTAACCCCGTTCAAGTATAGTGCGATGCttgcatttattaatatatatacctataacatatattacatatataaccTATGGTAGTATAGTCATCAGCAATATTGGTATTaatgcattaattatattaatataatatttatttcatggttaatttttacctataattaatacaataattagcctaaaataataattatataaaacggtCACTGGTGAAaattgtcattactcattatatacctactgtgtaATATAGAATTCATAaacagtgttataatatataatgtataatttaacaaCCAGTTTTAAGTGACaactaaaaccaaaatataatgttataatattattattcattatacatttatacctatctatgatttatttcatactattattataggcacAGCTATGTTCTGCATATTGTATtgctgtataatttataaacaaatgtatttgtttaagactttgaaatgttaaaatgtttatttagtgtaacatttttagtatatttcttaaaatgcaGTGACGTATGCATAGCTGATAGCTATAGTAATATTGATAAAGTAGTGCTGcagtataatgttaaaaaacctGATAAGTACAAGTCTGTATTGACTTTCTAGTGGGTGGGGACTATATCATCAGCGACAGCCATATATCGGCCACTAGGTGGGCCACCGGTAGACTTGACCAGTGCTTCCGTGTTGAAATGGCCCTAGGAAGAAATTGTACGATCGCAAACACGTATATGCATAAAGACGCGCGAGCGTTTATCGTACAATAGACGCGATTTCTACAATAAACTGTTTGTCATTACTCAAACATgttgtatatgtaatattaaaatacagtaatGCGTGCGGCCGAAACCGAGagcataatacacataataataatagtaatatattatatatatataatacctatatactgtatattatataatatacgcgctaTATTGTTAAACGCTCGCTGTTGTCgggataataataattcaaacgcTATATTGATAGGTCAtcaaaaagtttgttttttagGGACTCTGACAGGCATCCCCGTGTAATGAGTAGTTGCCCGTACACATTAATTATAGTGTAATAAACAGTAGTGCGCATATacaacccatataatatatatatatatacaggaaaCGATAGCGCGCGCTTATGTGtacttatatatgtatgtatgtattatatgtgcGCGTTGTCTAGAAGCTCTCGCCTATTGTGTTCGAGTGTGTGTGTGCCTCTCGCGTGGGGTCGACCTTTAGCGGCGGCACAATGGGCACCCTTTTTTTTCCCGTTTGGTTTCAATCACTGTCGGATTAAAGTGCAATGTTTGACTGAAAAGAGGTCAATATTGCCTTCATTAGGGGCGGCGGCGGAGCAGACGCTGTCATCGCGGATATCGTCGTCGTCCGGATTTCTGATTAAAAttgctatattaaaatatcgttattattattgtcatatgtATACCTtgtagatgatattatataaaatatcacagACGTGTTTTGAGAATACCttgaattttattttctgaataatACGCGTATAGGCAATGAAAGAATCTTGTGATGATGCTGATATTATCTTAAAAGTTGAAAACGGTGTAGCTGGTAAATTGTATGAAAAAGTACCCACCTTCGAGatttcgtttaaaatttaaataccggAGGCATTCGTTTACGTTTCACAGCCAGACCATGTACCCTTACACACCGTTTGGACCAAAAACTGTTgactaaattcaaaaattacctGCTTGAAGCTGAAAAGTGAAAGTTTTCAGATATGACGGATCGCGGATGAGTGATGacatgtttttgaatttttccacaAACTTGTCCATGGCAGTCCTATCGATGGATGCAtttcattacttttaataatgaGCAAATAACAATTCTCGGGTAATACTCAAAATAGTTTCTTAGCACCCACACATATTGAATAgtaaatcaagaaaaaaatgttcttcaAGAAGGcaaaataattgacaataaGATTACGAACGAGTGTATTgcaataaaacttttatttaactattcttAATAATGAAAGAGatgtcaatttatttaaaaattacgatatttataatgaaacatattatatattacttataggtaaattaaaagaaagaaaatgtatataaatataatatttaaatttgctgtctaaaatacaattatgtttaaggcgtataaaattattaatgtaagtacatttatatttattataacatataacttataacctactTCCAAGTATACAAAATTAGTAGATGTAAGAGGGATTTTAACTcagaaaaaatatgaatgtattaatttggtTGCCCCCAACCCAAATCGATAACAAAAACAATCGCGATATTGgaaatttgtatacctactgataTACTGATGAACGAAAgtcgaaaattataaaaagatagAAAAGTGtttacaaataatgataattacatCATCATTACTGACGTGGTAGCTGTACAATTCAGTAGGATACAATATTGACTCTATCACAACGGTAAAGCTAATACTTTAGAATTTTACCGCCACTACttcacctatatattttataggtttgtAAATACTATCAACCGTGGAAACTAAAcgataaagcataatattatgataaaaaattcttCAAACGCCTAGCGGTATTGAAATACTTATGCgtgtagtatttaaaaaaaaatgtttaactttattttttagattctgagcggagcgaggaagctagcggttttacaatgatatttattttcatatatatatccagatatcctgtatacaaaatgtctaccagaaggagtgatttgatttcaacatatagtaccttatcttttagcaaattgttactttagagaggtcattttttgatttttacaatagttgTAATTGCTACGGGAAAAACCATCGAACAATTACGAAAAACAGCTacaaatgggattttaatttctaagaatttgtttatcactatagaaacgaataaaaaattataatattataatattaattcaacttacctacatgatataataacaatagaaaatatccagactgacaaaccgtctccgctcaaaatcgtctttcttatacaacgatattatatcattaaattcaagtttaataaatctattatacaatgacccatttgtaacctactgcacagcagaacgacatacactttttaaattaattatagacGTGCTGTATCTAACCGGTAAAAGGTTGGcagaatattttacaatataaaaatgattttatattaatctatgATAGGTACTATGAAGTATCtactgtttttcaatattttaatatattttaaataaactttgtaCTTATACCTTTTGATAAGTAACACTGCAGTTTTGGCGGAAACgtgaaatcattttaatatctcATTTGGTAGAAACGGGAATGGGTGGAAATGGGAAAGGTACACTTTTGGAGGAAACCTGTTACGCCCCCATCATAATGATACCCATCGAAATCGTTCTCATCATGCGGCATGGACGtcgagaaaataaaatatttttttgtaaatttgaatgaaaaataaaaccccATTACGATGGATACCTACGTAAtgtgtacctactattgtagtgaaatattttcatatccCACGAGATTATTTTCGATACACCATACTGAAACGATTATTCACTCACATAAATGTGACTATTATTACACAGATCTAAGGTATCGAGTGAAATCTGtaaaacatatataggtacacagtcTAATCACGCGCTAGTTAGAGACGATAATAGGTTGTTGTTTTAGAcgcattataggtactatacatgtAGGTAATGATCCGTAACAACGTAATATAATAGACGACAATAGATGGATATAGGATGCATATAAAATCCCTTTTGAAAAATGATTACGTCGAACagaaaattttcataatttaatgtgGAACACTGCAGCAGCAGTTATacgatgataaataataatacaaacactaTAAACGGCGGCGGCCGCGGCAGTATCAATAAACGGCGAGAAAACGCCGTTGACAGTCATTATTGTCGTTACTGCTATGGAGCAGTCCGCGAGGGTCCCGCGCATTATATTTGgcgtgtatatatatgttttataatttatacgatttGAAGAACGCTCGCTTTAAGCAGATGCACGTCAGCGAGAAGCCCTACATCCTAATCCGTTCTCGAGGTTTGtgatatcataattcataataataataataataatatccgacGAACGGCCGACCGACCGATTGCCATCGGAAACGCGCGTGTCCCCCCTCTCGCGGTGTTGTTTTTTTACACCGTTCGACGCGCATATTAtcgaatatacatatatacatattattattattgttgtgtacaTTATGCGAAATGCAAACGTATGTTTGCTCGGGACGCGGCGTcgaatggaaaaaaaaaggGTTTGCGTTTTGAAAAAGTGTCGGGGACTCGCCGAGACTTAATGCCCGGTAAATTTGCGACACGCGTgtgatgtatgtataatatatatatgagtatggagtgtgtgtgtgtgtgtgtgtgtgtgtacataaaAGTATACACTAGCTATGTACAACTAAAATACGTCGATCCCTTTACTACTTAAGCCCCGTCCTCCGTGTTTGCTTGTCCGTATAcatatgcacacacacacacataaaccTTTTATCGCATTGTCGTCGCATCTTAAGCGTGTATACATACACTAGAAGAAACTGGGCCAAAGGgcggatattttttaatatttttattatgttttctcCACTGCTGCAGCGTACGTGTAATATTTATCGTCAATGTGATaacagcaatattattatttctttcgaATAGGAAGtggaatatatttttggtttcgGGTGTTATCTTCTTCAAGAAACATAATCATCACGGCTTGAGCAATATAATGCGTacaacattatacataaaatcagAGTAAACACCTAAATAGTTCAATAGTTGCACATTTTTTTACGATCTCGTATCGATTATTCAATACgcgagtacctacataattattacaataattaaaggTTTCTTTATTCTAAATCAAATAACCAAAACTATAGATAGGTGCAATACGTCTTACGTCtataactattacctatatgcAGGCGTGGACTGGTAAAATAGAGCATGGGATGCTACACAATTTAAAGggcaaataacaataattgttggggcaaatttaaaacatgtagattatttataaaatactagctgaacccgtgcacttcgttgcccattaagtgtaccaactatatgtgactcaaactttgttcaattcgttatttaatatttggtgtatagtttaaaaattaatcttaacttttccgttgctcggaataaaaattctgattctcAGCAGtatcaggtaggcaatttaCTTGAGGTAGATCGAGGACCCCTTGCTGTATGTAGtatacgttagtgtatgatttaactctaaagtatcaaagttataccaagtttgtcgtattctacctatggtggattgatataatcaattaatacaaaatcctaacctaacctaaccgtactaaaatcagatgaataaacgcaaacgcatacaaaaagaTTCATTCAAATCGGGTCTAACCATTtaaggaggagttcagtcacaacacacgtacagtagaattatcgcgcttagcaacacattctgcgatttatttttatattatatgaaatcaacaaacatgcccgattaaccaatagcaaccatataatataatgcactgNNNNNNNNNNNNNNNNNNNNNNNNNNNNNNNNNNNNNNNNNNNNNNNNNNNNNNNNNNNNNNNNNNNNNNNNNNNNNNNNNNNNNNNNNNNNNNNNNNNNNNNNNNNNNNNNNNNNNNNNNNNNNNNNNNNNNNNNNNNNNNNNNNNNNNNNNNNNNNNNNNNNNNNNNNNNNNNNNNNNNNNNNNNNNNNNNNNNNNNNNNNNNNNNNNNNNNNNNNNNNNNNNNNNNNNNNNNNNNNNNNNNNNNNNNNNNNNNNNNNNNNNNNNNNNNNNNNNNNNNNNNNNNNNNNNNNNNNNNNNNNNNNNNNNNNNNNNNNNNNNNNNNNNNNNNNNNNNNNNNNNNNNNNNNNNNNNNNNNNNNNNNNNNNNNNNNNNNNNNNNNNNNNNNNNNNNNNNNNNNNNNNNNNNNtaaaaaaaattttgagccAAATCGAACCAGCCGTTCTcaaattgatgaattgttatacattttcgtctccatttttatatattatatagatatagatatagatatagatatagattaataatatattttattttgttttgaaaaaatattgaatatacgttATAAACGTAAATAAGTACCAATAAGTTACAACAAACGTTCAatcaaaattgtacaatattatagattactaATAATTGTAAGTTATAGTATCGATCTGCTGTCCATTAGGTGTCTagagtttttataatatataataaataatattaggcaaATACATTTTAGGGCAAGGGATAGGGATGTTATAGCATCCCACCATCCTAGCCAGCGCACGTCTGCCTATATGAATGATATAACTACATTCTACAAACTATATATGACGTATTCAGGCCTCATATGAGTGGGGTTGTAAGGGGTTACTATAATACAACCATTGTCCATCGTAATTTGTAAATCAAAAGACATCAACATTTTTGATCATTCCAcaattgtatgtaaaaataaattataaacattattttatgatgaAAAATCTTATTGTTTAGACATGTAGCCATGGGGTAAGTATCAAATATTGCAgagagtttattttttatacatagtaaGTTCTCGCAAACTTTTTGTATCCAAATAGTGGCAGtatcaatttgtttttgaagAGGGTGAATAATAGGGTCGACATCAAAACTTTACCAAAGGTCATCTTATTAGGatgtcaaaactttaaatacgtCTCTGTGGCAATATTTCCTAGACCCATATCACTAATTTTATAGCTGAATGGTCACAATAGTTTTAGTGCAGAATAATGTGATTGTGATATTGCAATAAGCAGGCATCCTAGGAAATTTTTTTACCGCGTCTCGTTGGACTGtacaaatattaagttatttaaaaatgtatttttctgataaccaaacaatataattagtaaCCATTTCTTTATTATACGAATATTCATTACTTAATTTGTTTGGAAGAATGTTTTCATGGCAGTTATAATGCCTATAtgctttaaatttaatctaGCATGAAGTTTTAACGACTTTGGTGAAAACTAATCGTTTTCAATCACACTATGTGTAGTATATTGTggcgtcatttttttttttactactaaaaaatgtttaagcagGTCAATTTATTTCTTTAGAAGCAAACTGTGAATTCTATTCTAAATGAagttaaaaatgcaaatatataccTCGCATAGTCCAAATGACGCCACTAATCGtacttctatatttatatataaatattacaagttatactattatattattcattacttacctatattatattattacatatatatttcgTCTCAAAATTACGCGccgtataatgtattatattatgctcaatactcattgtaagtacctattagtattattatttttttctacaaaatttGTGTAATGTAGTaatccatttaaaaatatccCTAAATGTCGCATTATGTCTTCCGATTGTAATGCATAAAAAGAGAGGACAATAGGTCCTTTTTAAACGAAGTTGTGTAACATATATACTACGTGAAGAGAAATGTAATGAGAAAAAAACAGGTCAAAACGAtccttaaaaaatgcatttttgttgTCGTCCGACAACAAAAGGAGGTACATGTTTTTTCTTCCATAAGAagattagtttaatataatatgtatgtgctTCAGGCGTACCGGAGAGTATTGAAATGAAGTAGCCTTTGACATTGTTGCCGCCTAATCCGATTTTTCGTAAACACATATCGGTACTTATATACCCGTGTCAAGAAcgtctttttatatttaaaaaataataataataataatacatatgtttTTTGTCTCCGAGGTGGTTCACACGCCCCCGGTCGTACATCCTTAAACCTTTAAATTCACTTTATCCTCCACAGTCTCTGAATTATGTAAAGGAGGCACCAGCTACTTaccttataataaaatgtgatatgATATTGTTAATACACCTAGGGGTAGTGGAACTCAAGCGGCATGAATTATAATCGTCATACGATCCCGTGAcgtaaatttatttagtttatttttataacaaagttttattacttattaagggATGAGGGATgccttataatattacattatataaattcttttattgtttttgtttcctTTATTTCTCTAATTTCCACCATGTTCAATATATTCTATGTACTTATGCAGTATACACAAATATGATACTTAAGTATAGGTTTATTAAAACGTCATAGATTTTTGACATTCAAATggaaagttataatttttaattttcattcatagtatattgtatattgtataattttgtaacaaactataatttttcatttttaaattagaaattattatttcattttggtTGAGACATTAAAGGAAAAATCACTTacctatttgataaatatttttacaaaagctTGTTACctcgcataatatattggtataataaaacttaaaataacttgatattaagtattatcatatttcaaatccactttatttttttttatattattaaattcaatttatacgTGTCTTTTGAATTTTGTTGACGTTTGATTGGCCAATTGCTTATTTTCGGTTTTAATAATAGCCGGTTCCACTTGTTTCGGTTTTATATTAGACTGCACATTAACTGTAACTGTACGGTCGGTTactatgggttttttttttttaactgttttaaccGGCTTAATAGAAACAGGTAGGGAATCAACACGGCCTGCAACTTTGACTTTTGGTTTTGGCTTTATTAAAGTGGCAAGTGGTTTATTCCAACTATCCCCTAaaagtacaataatacatttatgaagattatattttcaaattatttaagtcAACTAAAGCTTGACTATACCAACtttcgtataaatataatttattatgtatttatttattgtctttgtAAACCTTGCttttacaaaatacttaaagtacgttattaatatatgttaacATTTGAACCCTATTTGATTATACGCTTTGTAccacattaatcattattagcAATactgcatttaaatttttaattgtataggaCAAATAAAGGAATAATATAAGAAGTAGTTATAAGTAACACAAATCTGATGCAATATTTGTTgtagtttaatttttgaaaatatatagaatagttACTTGTTTTTGTCCTGTTAGTATATTCTATAGATTCATCTTCAGATGAGTCTTCGAGGAATATCGTTCTGCGTAATCGTTCGGTTCGGTTAAACTCAAAAGATTGCAGAGTGTCCTTTGCCATTTCTttgatttatgatattatacaatgaaaataattttaattaattatacatctttaaaaatattcaaccaATCGtacgttaattttatttaggtgCAGTAGCAAAAAGCTAATCACCAAGCATGTTCCCTCCCATATTTCCCTTAAAAGGACGCTACACAgtcatttgttgtctccgtcttacaagtgcatgaCATACCAaattacgctcagcagatcacgttttactgagttagttaaaaaattagagtgaatcgacctattatgaaacttgatagtAAATACATTATCTGTATTagtatgtgggttttttacgatagttgaatttttttagtaaattatgcgtacataatatagcgtaaattaaaaatgttcataactcacttaaaaactgaattatcataaaatacccacagataatgttcttgtcatcaagtttcataataggtcgaatCACTCTTAAACTTAGTGAGTTAAACATGATCTGCTGAGTGTACCTACATTTGCTATAATATGCAcctgtaagacggaaacaacaaatatctgtgtaCCGTCCTCTTAAATtaggaatttatttaaatgttgactataagaattttgaaatattatacttaaagactatatttttaaaagcttaaattttttatgtagtGACTCCTCAAATATTACCAAAAATCGATACGATTtggaaatatattgtttaagtatacatacaaattctaaaaatctgaatttaaataaatgcactattaaagga from the Acyrthosiphon pisum isolate AL4f chromosome X, pea_aphid_22Mar2018_4r6ur, whole genome shotgun sequence genome contains:
- the LOC100573091 gene encoding uncharacterized protein LOC100573091; this translates as MAKDTLQSFEFNRTERLRRTIFLEDSSEDESIEYTNRTKTRDSWNKPLATLIKPKPKVKVAGRVDSLPVSIKPVKTVKKKKPIVTDRTVTVNVQSNIKPKQVEPAIIKTENKQLANQTSTKFKRHV